Genomic DNA from Sphingobium sp. WTD-1:
TCCGCCTCTTTTGCCGATTGGAGCCTGTATGTCGGGAAGCCGTGTCCTCTGGGGCCAGATCACCATCGTCGTCGTCATCGTGCTGGCGGCGATCTGGGGCGCGACCGAGTGGACGGCGTGGAGGCTCGGATTTCAGGGGCAGCTTGGCACACCATGGTTCGAGCTGGGCGGCTGGCCGTTCTACTATCCGCCGGCCTTTTTCTGGTGGTGGTACTCCTACGATGCCTATGCGCCCGCGATCTTCGTCGAAGGAGCGATCATCGCGGCTTCGGGCGGTTTCCTCTCCATCGCCGTCGCCATCACCCTGTCGATCATCCGCGCGCGTGAGGCCAAGAACGTCGCCACCTACGGTTCGGCGCGTTGGGCCTCGGCCGAGGAGGTGAAGGCGGCCGGATTGCTCGGCCCGGATGGCGTGGTGCTGGGCAGGCTGGACCGCGACTATCTCCGCCACGATGGGCCGGAGCATGTGCTGTGCTTCGCGCCGACCCGTTCCGGCAAGGGCGTCGGCCTTGTCGTGCCGACATTGCTGACCTGGCCGGGCAGCGTCATCGTCCATGATATCAAGGGCGAGAACTGGGGCCTGACGGCGGGATTCCGCGCCGGGCATGGCCGCGTGCTGCTGTTCGATCCGACGGATGCCAAATCCTCCGCCTACAATCCGCTGCTGGAGGTCCGGCGCGGCGACTGGGAGGTCCGCGACGTCCAGAACATCGCCGACATCCTGGTCGATCCCGAAGGCGCGCTCGACAAGCGGAACCATTGGGAGAAGACCAGCCACTCGCTGCTGGTCGGCGTGATCCTGCATGTCCTCTATGCCGAACCCGACAAGACGCTGGCCGGGGTCGCCAACTTCCTCTCCGATCCGAAACGTCCCATGGAGGCGACGCTGCGCGCCATGATGTCTACGCCGCATCTGGGCGAGGTCGGCGTGCATCCCGTCATCGCCTCGTCGGCCCGCGAGTTGCTCAACAAATCCGACAACGAGCGATCGGGCGTACTGTCCACCGCCATGTCGTTCCTCGGTCTCTACCGCGATCCCGTGGTGGCGAAGGTGACGGCGCGCTGCGACTGGCGCATCGCCGATCTGGTCGCGGGCAACCGGCCCGTCAGCCTCTACCTCGTCGTGCCGCCTTCCGATATCGCCCGCACCAAACCGCTCATCCGCCTGATCCTCAATCAGGTCGGGCGACGGCTGACCGAGGAGTTGAACGCCGCCAAT
This window encodes:
- a CDS encoding conjugal transfer protein TraG — its product is MSGSRVLWGQITIVVVIVLAAIWGATEWTAWRLGFQGQLGTPWFELGGWPFYYPPAFFWWWYSYDAYAPAIFVEGAIIAASGGFLSIAVAITLSIIRAREAKNVATYGSARWASAEEVKAAGLLGPDGVVLGRLDRDYLRHDGPEHVLCFAPTRSGKGVGLVVPTLLTWPGSVIVHDIKGENWGLTAGFRAGHGRVLLFDPTDAKSSAYNPLLEVRRGDWEVRDVQNIADILVDPEGALDKRNHWEKTSHSLLVGVILHVLYAEPDKTLAGVANFLSDPKRPMEATLRAMMSTPHLGEVGVHPVIASSARELLNKSDNERSGVLSTAMSFLGLYRDPVVAKVTARCDWRIADLVAGNRPVSLYLVVPPSDIARTKPLIRLILNQVGRRLTEELNAANRHRLLLMLDEFPALGRLDFFESALAFMAGYGIKSFLIAQSLNQIEKAYGANNSVLDNCHVRVAFATNDERTAKRVSDSLGTATEMRDSTNYAGHRLSPWLGHLMVSRQETARPLLTPGEVMQLPPTDELLLVAGVPPIRARKARYYEDARFKERLLPPPDLSTGAKASKAPSGDDWSALTTPTPTAPSAPPTHDAAATDPANAGIRREPELPEHEEIVPDAHPVVREFDVLDDEPDVDAAKARTIRQQVRSVARQATMDPSDGIEL